The following are encoded together in the Coffea arabica cultivar ET-39 chromosome 1c, Coffea Arabica ET-39 HiFi, whole genome shotgun sequence genome:
- the LOC113737133 gene encoding uncharacterized protein — protein MEEMMKQLFANQQKMNSDMQSMRNQLGQVQSLQTQVNQMAIAINHLEFQVQGNLPSQPELNPKNVSAMTLRSGKGVQGPDPVIPKDKDEEQIEKELEEESRDTKDPKVTSDPVITVRTNPPPFPNRLEKPKKQDKEKEVLEIFRKVEINIPLLDAIKQVPRYAKFFRDLCVDRRRLKGDERVIVEENVSAILQRNLPPKRGDPSIFTIPCRIGNTLIGRAMLDLGASINVMPKSIYTSLNLDPLKETGIIIQLADRTNAYPDGLIEDVLVKINELIFPTDFYVLDMDDEHSHDPLPLLLGRPFFSTIRTNIDVNKGTLSMKFDGDIIHFNIFEIMKYPSDSNVSSVFSGNVIDPAVQEVFEIEGRDELEVTLTRHFKSVMTSRVELSEEFKRVIGALQTLPTTKIRYDLVPIFTPESHQRLLPFVVQVPVLKLKPLPKYLKYAYLGEGETLPVIISASLSKV, from the coding sequence ATGGAAGAGATGATGAAACAACTATTCGCGAATCAACAAAAGATGAATTCAGACATGCAAAGCATGAGGAATCAACTGGGGCAAGTGCAGTCATTGCAAACTCAAGTAAATCAAATGGCCATCGCAATCAACCATTTGGAGTTCCAGGTTCAAGGGAACTTACCATCTCAACCTGAGTTGAATCCGAAGAATGTGAGCGCCATGACCTTGAGGAGTGGCAAGGGGGTCCAAGGACCCGACCCGGTGATTCCTAAGGACAAGGATGAGGAACAAATAGAGAAAGAGTTGGAAGAGGAGAGCAGAGACACCAAAGATCCAAAGGTAACCTCGGATCCAGTCATTACAGTTAGGACTAATCCGCCTCCCTTTCCAAACAGGTTGGAAAAACCAAAAAAGCAGGACAAGGAGAAAGAGGTCTTGGAGATCTTTCGAAAGGTGGAAATTAACATTCCCCTACTGGATGCGATCAAGCAAGTACCCCGATATGCAAAGTTTTTTAGAGACTTGTGTGTCGACCGAAGGCGGTTGAAGGGAGATGAGCGAGTCATAGTGGAGGAGAACGTGTCAGCAATTTTGCAAAGGAACCTTCCACCGAAACGTGGGGATCCAAGTATATTCACCATTCCCTGTAGGATAGGTAATACCTTGATTGGTAGGGCTATGTTAGATCTAGGAGCCTCAATTAATGTTATGCCAAAGTCTATTTATACTTCTTTGAATTTAGACCCTTTGAAAGAGACTGGAATAATAATTCAACTGGCTGACCGAACCAACGCATACCCTGACGGGTTGATTGAGGATGTTTTAGTGAAAATTAATGAATTGATTTTTCCTactgatttttatgtgcttgaTATGGATGATGAACACTCCCATGACCCGTTACCTTTATTGTTAGGCCGACCCTTTTTTAGCACAATCCGAACAAAtattgatgttaataagggcactctgtccatgaaatttgatggtGATATTATTCATTTTAACATTTTTGAAATCATGAAATATCCGTCAGATTCAAATGTTAGCTCTGTTTTCTCTGGAAATGTTATTGACCCTGCTGTAcaagaagtttttgaaattgaaggcaGGGATGAGTTGGAAGTTACCTTGACCAGGCACTTCAAGTCAGTGATGACGTCTAGAGTAGAGTTGAGTGAAGAATTCAAACGTGTGATTGGAGCGTTGCAAACGTTGCCAACTACGAAAATAAGGTATGATCTCGTACCCATTTTTACACCTGAATCTCACCAACGGCTACTTCCATTTGTGGTGCAGGTACCTGTTTTGAAATTGAAACCGTTGCCAAAATACCTCAAGTATGCATACTTGGGTGAGGGGGAGACACTCCCGGTGATCATCTCCGCGAGTCTATCAAAAGTCTAA